A stretch of DNA from Natrinema salaciae:
GCTCGTGTCGCCGGTCAGTCGTCGGGTACGTCCCGCAGGGTGGATCTGGGTCTGTCGATCACCGCCGCGACGAGCTTCCGCTGGGCCGTCCGGAAGTGTTCGTGGAACGTCGCGGGACTGATGTTCAGCCGCTCGGCGATATCTTCGCCGGTGCTCGTCCGCGGCCATTCGAAGAACCCGGCGTAGTAGGCCGTCTCGAGGACCGTCCGCTGGCGGTCGGTCAACACGTCCGAGAGGTGATCCTGAATCCGATCGATGGACTCGGTGATCGGCGTCACCTGTCGCCTCGCCACGTTTTCCGCGGCGGGATAGACCTCCTGAATCGCGGCGGTGACGGCGCGAACGTCCGTCCGCTTCGGAAGGTGGACGACCATCGCGTAATCGCCGTCCTCGAGAACGGCCTGGTCCACGTAGCCGCCGTGGTCGGCGACGACCGAGAACATCGGTGGCGACGTAATGCGGAGTTCGAACGACACCTCGCCGTCGACGTCGTCGAGTACCGTCACCTCGTCCCAGTGAGAGACCCGCTCGACGAATCGCTCGAACGCCGGAAACGCCGCGGCGGACGTCGTCCCGTACTCGAGGTACTGGTCGTCGTCGACGCGGATCACCCGATCGAAACTGATCCGCTCGTCGGTGCCGTCGGTGACGCCGAACAGTTCGAAGGCGTTCCGTATCTCGTACTCGAGTTCGATCAGATCGTCGCTGACGAGCGCCCGCTTGCGGTCGTGGGAGGCGATCGCGTGGCCCAGAATGTCGCCGATCTGGGCGATGATCTCGCGCTTGTCGCCGTCGAAGGCGGCCGTGTGCCCGCTCGTCAGCCCGATCACGCCGTACAGCGTTCCCTCGTGGACGATCGGAATCGCGGCGGCGGATCGGTAGCCGCGTTCCCGAGCGTCGTCGCGCCACGGCTCGAAATCGGGATCGTCGAAGACGTCGGTCGAGACCTGCATCGACTGGGTCCGAATCGCGCGGCCGAGCGGGCCACGGCCAGCGGGATCGTCCGGGTCCGTCGAGAGCGGTATCGTGTCGACGTAGCCGTCGACACCGGCCTCGACGCGGTTTCGGATCGACCCGGTCGACGTGTCGACTTCGGCGACGAACGCGAACTCGCAGCCGGGAACGTCGACGAGCGATTCGCAGGCGGTCCGCTCGAGTTCGTGGCGAGTCGACCCCTCGACGACGGCGTCGGTAATCTCGCGAACGACGCCGGTCACTCCCTCGAGCGCGGCCAGCCGTTCGCGCTGGCGCTCGAGTTCGCGCTCCCGTCTGTCCCGTTCGGTGACGTCTCTGAGGATCGAGAGGTGGGTTCCGGGACGCACGTTCGCGACGGCGTCGTACTCGACGACGCGCTCCGTTCCGTCCGGACGAACCACCGAGAACGAGTCGCGAAGCTGCCCCGTCTCGACGAACGCCTCCCACGCCGAGGAGCTGTCGCGGTCGTCGCGGAGAAACTCCCTGAGCGAACGGCCGTACAGCGCCGACCGGTCGAGGCCGAGCAGCTCGCCGGCAGCCGAGTTCGCGGCAGTGATGGACTCCTCGTCGCCGACGAGAATCGCGTCGTGTGCGTCCTCGAAGATCGCTCGAAGCAGCCCGTTCTCGGCCTCGAGTCTCTCCTCGTACGCTTTCCGACCGGTGATATCGTGAACGCGGACCGCGAGCCCGCTCTCGGTCGGGGTCAGCCGTGCCTCGAGCCACGACGACGTCGGCTCGTGATACTCCTCGACGGTGAGCGGGCGCTGGCGCGCCAGTGCCCGCTCGTGGGCCGCGTCGAACGGAGACGCGGGTGGGGACGGCGTCGGGTCCGTCCCCTGAACGGCGCTCGAGCCGTCTCCGCCGTCGCGGTCGGAGCGGGATCGATCGGAATCGAACCCCAACAGTTCGGCGGCCCGCTCGTTCACGAACGTATACGTCAGGTCGGCGTCGAGCGTGTAGAACCCGCCGGAGCGGTGACCCAGCAGCTCGCGCAGGGGCGGAAGTTCGCCGCTCGATTGTCCGCGTTCCCGCGCTCGTTTTCGGTCCCGTCTCGATTCCACGCCGTCGCGGTCGGGCGGCGGCTCACCGTCCGACTCGCCGTCGGGAACGGGAGCGACGGCGGTCGACGAAGGGGTGCGCGATCGGACGATTCCAGCGATCCGGTTTGGCCGGTTCGGATCGTCGAGCCGTCGCAGTCGGTGCGTAGACGATACCGTCTCACCGTCAGCCGACAGGAGCGGGAGGTCGATTTCGATCGTCGTCCCGGCCGGCGGTGCCGTCGCAGTCCCCGACTCGGCATCGGTCGCGGTGGGTTCGCCGTTAGCGGGTTCGGCGTCAGGGGGTTCGCTGTCGGCGGCCAGGAGCGTTCGAACCATCGGCTCGACGCATCCGGTCGTCTCGCCGTCGACCACCGCCGAGAGCTCCGCCCCGAGCAACGCGTCGCGCTCGGTGCCGGTCAGCGCGACGAAGTCGTCGTCGACGGCGACGAACCGGCACTCCGAATCGAGTTCGTACGCCCCGTCACCAGCCGTCGAGATCGGTCGTGCGCAGTCGGTCCCCCCGTCGGTAGCTGCGCCCGGGCCGGTCGCGAACCCTGGCCAGTGTTGTTCCATGTCACACTCCCGGAAACCGCCTGCGATAAGTATACCGGTAATACGT
This window harbors:
- a CDS encoding bacterio-opsin activator domain-containing protein; its protein translation is MEQHWPGFATGPGAATDGGTDCARPISTAGDGAYELDSECRFVAVDDDFVALTGTERDALLGAELSAVVDGETTGCVEPMVRTLLAADSEPPDAEPANGEPTATDAESGTATAPPAGTTIEIDLPLLSADGETVSSTHRLRRLDDPNRPNRIAGIVRSRTPSSTAVAPVPDGESDGEPPPDRDGVESRRDRKRARERGQSSGELPPLRELLGHRSGGFYTLDADLTYTFVNERAAELLGFDSDRSRSDRDGGDGSSAVQGTDPTPSPPASPFDAAHERALARQRPLTVEEYHEPTSSWLEARLTPTESGLAVRVHDITGRKAYEERLEAENGLLRAIFEDAHDAILVGDEESITAANSAAGELLGLDRSALYGRSLREFLRDDRDSSSAWEAFVETGQLRDSFSVVRPDGTERVVEYDAVANVRPGTHLSILRDVTERDRRERELERQRERLAALEGVTGVVREITDAVVEGSTRHELERTACESLVDVPGCEFAFVAEVDTSTGSIRNRVEAGVDGYVDTIPLSTDPDDPAGRGPLGRAIRTQSMQVSTDVFDDPDFEPWRDDARERGYRSAAAIPIVHEGTLYGVIGLTSGHTAAFDGDKREIIAQIGDILGHAIASHDRKRALVSDDLIELEYEIRNAFELFGVTDGTDERISFDRVIRVDDDQYLEYGTTSAAAFPAFERFVERVSHWDEVTVLDDVDGEVSFELRITSPPMFSVVADHGGYVDQAVLEDGDYAMVVHLPKRTDVRAVTAAIQEVYPAAENVARRQVTPITESIDRIQDHLSDVLTDRQRTVLETAYYAGFFEWPRTSTGEDIAERLNISPATFHEHFRTAQRKLVAAVIDRPRSTLRDVPDD